Genomic segment of Candidatus Palauibacter polyketidifaciens:
ATCGCCTGGTCCGACAGCGTGGCCATCTCCGTGTCGAGCGGGCCAAACGGCATCATCGTCTCGTCCCGCCAATTTCCGTTCGCATGGTCGGCCGCGGCGGACGGCAGCGACCGCACACCGGCGGGGCGTATCCCCGCCGGCAACGAAACTTACTACGCGAGCGACCCGTGGATCGGCACGGGCGTGTTCGCCCTCGACTCCGGCTTCGTCCAGGTGCTCGCCGATCTCGCTTCGGACCGGCGTCACCTCGTCTTCTACGACTCATCGGGCGCGTTCAGGCGCCGACGGGTCATCGACGTGCCATTCGGGATTCTCGACACCTCTCCGTACCGGCGGCAATTGCTGGCCGTCCGCCGGACGGACCGCGTCGAGATCCTCACCTACGAATGGACTTGGCAGCCACCCCGGGCCAGGGATTGAACCCGAAACGAAGGAGCGGAACATGCTGACGAAGAAGATCTCGAACTGGATGATCGCCGGCGCGATCATCCTCGGCGTCGCAGCTCTGACGCCGGACACCGTCCAAGCACAGTGGTGTGAGACGTGCGATTCCTTGACGGCTGAGTGTACATCTGACGGTCCGTATCTCAACGACTCGTGCTATAGCGGCGAATGGGGGGGCATTTCGTTTTGTGTTTCGTGGGGCCGCCTGTGGTGTGATCCTCGCATCACGCGCGCCCAGTCCACATCCGTCGGTGCGGACGGCGCGCTCGTGCGAGAGCGAACATTCGCATCGGTAACCTCCGACGCACCCGGGACACCGCAGTCGACGTTCCAACACGTTCGTGACTGCAAGAACCGCATCGTAGCGAGAGCCTACAGTGCGGATGAGGCGGAGGACATGCGTCGCCGGACGGAGTCGATCGTCATCTGAGGCCGCTCGGGCGTTGCCGATGATCGGAGGAAACCGAGGCCCGGGGCTTCTTCCGATCATCGGTGGCTCAGAGTACGGATAGGAGATCGGATCATGATCAAAGCGGTGCTTGCCGCTGTGGCGGTCTTCGCCGCAGCCGAGGGCCTCCCGGCCCAGGAACGTCGCGACACGCTCGTCGCGGTCTCCCGCCTGGCGGTCCCCGACAGTGTGCCCCTCACGTACATTGAGCAGTTGGTTCACGCCGCGGACGGGTCGACGTTCATGCTCGATGCCCGGACGGAGGGCGTGTTGGCGTTCGGCGCGGACGGGGCGTTCCGGCAGCGAATCGGTCGGCGGGGCGAAGGGCCGGGCGAATTGCTTTCGCCGTGGCGTCTCGGGCTGCTGGGGCGCGACACGCTGTGGGTCGCGGATGCGCGGCGCCGCGTCAACCTCTACGATGCTTCGACCGGGGAGAGTCTGGCGGACTTTGGCCCGGCCACATGGGATGCCGCAACGGCGGGTGGCGAGATCGTGCGACCGTTCGCGGCGCTGGCGGACCACAGCATCATGGCCTTCAGGTGGGCGGAGACGGACGCGCTGGCGGAGGTGCTCGCATTTCGCGTCGAGCGGGGGGGCGCTCCAGAAGGCGCTCCGCTTGCGCTTCTGGAGCTTCGGGACCGATCCGTCGCGGCCCCGGTGCCAACGGGAGACGGCAGCCTGCGATTGCGCAATCCGTTTTCTCACAGCGATATGATCGCCGTGGGGCCTGGCGGGCGGCGCGTCGCGGTCATCCGGCGTCCGACGCCAGCGGGCTCGCCAGCGTTTTTCGTCGCGGAGCGGCACGACGTGTTGCGAGGTATCGTGGACACCGTTCAGGTGTCGTACGAGCCGCGCCCCCTCGACGCCGGCGAGATCCGGGCGTGGGCGGAAGATCTCGAGGCCGTGGAGCGGGTGGTCGAACTCGGCGCGTTCCCCAGCCGCGCGGCGGCGGTCGGCGCGGTGATGGAGGCGCTCGACGCGCCCGGCCACTACCCGCCGGTCGAGAATCGCGGGCGGGGCATCATCGACGAGGGTGTGATCATGGACCCGAACGGCGACATGTGGTTTCAGATTCACGACCCGTCCGGTCGGTCGAACGAGTGGATCGTCATCTCCGGGGAGGGTCGCGCGGGCGAGGTGTCGACTGTGGCGGCCCCCGAGGATGCCCGGCTGCTCGCCGTGAGCGGAGACCGGGTGTGGGCAGAGGTGCGCGATGCGTTCGACGTGCCCGCGGTTCAGGTACTACGGGTCAGGCGCGCCGGCGGATGACCGCATGATTCGTTACGCCGGTGTCCGCACGGCCCTCGCCGCGAGCCTCGCGTTGGCCCTGCTTGCGCCCATGGTTACCGCGCAGGAGCCCGGCGCGCGGCTGACGGGGATCCTTCTGTCGGAGGGCGACGGTGCGCCGGTGGACGGGGCGGTCGTGTCCGTCGACGGTCCCGACGGCGTTGTCGTGTGGGAGACGCTGTCCAACTCGAGCGGCGCGTTCAGCCTGCCGCTGCCGCCTCCGGGCACGTACCGCGTGCGGGTGTCGCGCATCGGCTACGAGTCGTGGACCTCCGGCCCGGTCCGCATCGACTCCGCCCAAGCGACCGGCCCCTTGCGCCTCGAGGTCCCGGTGCGGGCGGTGCCGCTCCCGGAACTGATGGTCACGGAGCAGACCGACTGTCCCACCACGCCCGAGGAGCGGCGGCGTGCGTTCGAACTTTACGAATCGGTTCTCCCCGCCCTCGTCTCGATGTCGGCCGAAGAGGTCTTCGACTCTCTGGTCGTTCGGCTGGATCGACCGGTCAGGGTGTGGAGACGCGGCAGCTTCCGATATGTGCAGGACACAGTAACGGTTGTCGTGCCGAAGGCCCTGAACAACGCGGCGCCGACACACCTCGAGGCGTTCGGGTACGCGGAGGCGGTCAACGACTCAACCACCACCTTCTACGCCCCTGACGGAGAAGCGCTGGCGTCGCCGGGCTTCCTCGCGACGCATTGCCTCAGCACCACGAAGGCAGAGGATGAGGTCACCGCGGGGCTGTCCTTCCAGCCCAGGCTCGACCGCGATGTGGTCGATGTCCAGGGCGTCCTGTGGATCGATACGGTCGCCGTTGAACCGCAGAAGTTGGAGTTTAGGTATACCTCCTTGCGTCCGTTCTTGCGGAGATACCTGCTGCCGAACCTGGAGAGTCATGTACTATCGCGGCGCCAGGAGGAACTGGGGCGTCGCGTCAGGTTCCACGCGATCGAGTTGATCGAGTCGGACTACGGCGGCGCCCTCCACTTCGAGCGAATCGAAGGTGGTGGGTGGCTTGTGCGCGAGTGGAGGATCGTTCGCCCACGCCTTGCCATCTTCTTTCGTAGCGACGTCGTCCTCGGAGCGTACGTCCAGCCGAAGGCTGTTCCGCTAACGCACAGCGGCAGAATCCTCGCGATCTTCCGGTCGCAGCGGGACAAAGGTGGACGTTGACCGCGCCCGCATCCATCGGCGCGGCCTTCGTCGCGAGCTTCGCGCTGGGCCTGCTTGCGCCCGCGGTCGCCGCTCAGGAGCCCGTCGCGCGGCTGACGGGCATCCTCATGTCCGAGGGCGACGGCGCCCCGGTGGACGGGGCAGTCGTGTCGGTCGATGGTCCCGACGGCGTCGTCGTCTGGGAGACGCTGTCGAACGCCAGCGGCGCGTTCAGCCTGCCGCTGCCGCCGCCGGGCAGTTACCGCGTGCGGGTGTCGCGCATCGGCTACGAGTCTTGGATCTCCGGCCCGGTCCGCATCGACTCCGCGCAGGCGTCCGGCCCGCTGCGCCTTGAGGTCCCGGTGCGGCCGGTGCCGCTCCCGGAACTGATGGTCACGGAGCAGACCGATTGTCTGACGACGCCCGACGAGCGGCGGCGGGCGTTCGCACTCTACGAGTCCGTCCTTCCGATCCTGGACTCAATGGCCACCGCCGAGACTCACGACTCTCTGCTTGTGCGGCTGGAACGGCCGATCAGGATTTGGAATCGCGGCAGGTTCCGCCGTGCACGGGACACCGTCACCGTCATGGTGTCGGAGGCGCTCCCCAACGCGTCGCCGAGACATCTGGAGACGTACGGGTACGGCGACATAGTTGGTGATTCGATGACCACCTTCTACGCCCCGGACGGTGCCGCGCTGGCGTCGCCGGGGTTCCTCGCGACGCACTGCTTGAGCACAGCCGAGGTCGGGACCGGGGCCGAGGTCGCGGCGCTGGCGTTCGAGCCGAGGCCCGGCCGGGAGGTCGTCGACGTCAAGGGCGTGCTGTGGATCGACACGGTGGCCAACGAACCGCGGGAACTGGCGTTCAACTACACGTCGCTGCGGCCGTTCCTCCGGCGATACCTGGTTCCGCCGCTGCGGGACTACCACGAAAGTCCTACCGCCCGCCGCACCAGGGTTGGCACCATCGGCGTCGAGGAGTCTCGTTTCGGGGGACAACTTCGCTTCGAGCGTGTTGCCGGTGATCGTTGGCTGATCCGCGAGTGGCGGATGCTCAGACCGCGCCTCGCGTCTCGCACTTTCTCGGCCCCGCGCACGGGGACCACCGTCTTGCCCCTCGCAGTGCCCGTCGAGTACAGTGGAGAGGTGCTTGCGTTGTTCCGCCGCACCGACCGTTCTCCTCAATGACCGGCGTTGCGGACTATACGCATGGAAAGCCGCAATGACCGCGATTGCCGTTGACGGTTCGGCCATAATCGTCATGATAACCGATCTGACAATAGATGAACCTCATTTAGCCAGGAATATTATAAATCGGAATAAGAACAGGCTGAAATCCAACAATTGAAAATCTGCCAGTATAGTTGACGCCGAACTCGAGGTTTCCCTGATTTACGCGCTGAGGCCTCTATAACAGTCCCGGCATACCGAAAAGCTCCTGGTTCACGCGAAACGCTTATGACTTCCGAATTAACCCCACTGCGGCGCCATGCTTCGCTTGTGGAAGACCCCGGCCGATGGCTGATCCTCGATGGGAGGATTGCCCGCCCCGGTCGCCCTCTTCGGAGTTCGGGGAGATTCGAATGATCAACATCGTTGCGGATTCCTCGTACGACGCCGCATCTATCGAGAATGCAGTCGATGGTCCGGCCCGCATCGTCACCGATATCGGCAGCCTGGCAAGCGATGACGTCGGCGTCGGCTGTCTGATTCTGGGGTGCCGCGCGCGGAACCTGGCACGGTGGGTCGGGCCGTTGGAGAAGATCAGGGCTGACTGGCCCGGAGTCCCCGTCATCGTGGTCACGGATCCCGACCCCGAGGTCGCTATCCAGCTAGGCGGCATCGCAGTGTCCGCCGTCGTGTGGCTTGAGGATCTCCCGAACATGCTCCACTCCGCCATCCAGGCCGCGTGCGCAGAGGATCACGGGCTCCGCCTGGCCCGGGACGTCGAGGAATCGACCCTGTCTCCGTCCCTTCGCTCGGCCCTGGGGCACGGCCTGAGGGCGGCGACTACGGACCGGCCGGTTCGCAGCGTGCGGGAGTGGGCGTCCGCCGTTCGCTACTCTCACGTCACGCTGTCTCAGGAGTTTCGGAAGAGTGTCGCGGGACGCACGACCCTCGCCCGGTTCCTTCGCGCGCTCGTGATTCTCCGGGCCCACGAGCTGCGGTCGTCCGGTCTTGTCTGGGACCGCGTGGCCGGACGTCTGTGGATCCCCCGACCTACGCTCCACCGCCAGTCGATGAGGTGGCCGGGGCGGACGCTCGCTGAGCTGGCAGCCACATCCCGCCAACACCTGCTCGCACAGTTCGCGTGCGATTTTGCGCGTCCGCTCCTGGCCGAGCGGACCGGAGCCAGTCGGCGGGCGAGAACCGGTTAGTACGGCGTCTTGTCCTGTGTTCGGGTCCAGCGCTCGAAGGCGTCCCCCGCCCTGGCGGCGGGGATCCGCACAAGCGAGACGATCCGGCGCTTCTCGGGCGGCAGTGAGAACTCGTCGTAGATGTCTTCGTCGCTGAACCGGATGCGCGCCGCGTCCTCACGGGTGTTTGCGTAGTACACGCGGCGAATCCGGCTCCAGTAGATCGCTCCCAGGCACATCGGGCACGGTTCGCAGCTCGCGTAGATCTCGCAGCCACCGAGATCGAACGTGCCCAGCAGCTCGCAGGCCTTTCGAATCGCCCGGATTTCGGCGTGGGCCGTGGGATCGTTGTCCAGCGTGACCCGGTTCGTCCCCTCCGCTACGATCTCGCCGTCCTTCACGACGACGGCGCCGAACGGCCCGCCGCCCTCCTCCACGCTGCGCTCGGACAGGTCGATGGCCCGCTGCATGAATTTCATGAATTCGTCATCCATCGCGACGCTCGTTTCGCCAGGGCGTGTGCGCTCGACTCCGGCCGGCCGCCATACGGCGGTCGACTCCCGGAGCACTCCCCGAATATACTCAGCCGGTCCCGTCCCCGGCTTTCGGCAGGGGGCCCCTCGTTCCCTAACCCCGCGGCGAGCACGATTGACGAACTCGAAGAGTGTTGGTCCGCCCCGGCGGCGTCCGCGAGATCTCACGGTCGACCTCGGGCTCATGGCGACCGCGATCATCTGGGGCATCAACTTCTCCGTTGTGAAGGTCGTCCTGCGCGAATTCGAGCCGCTTGCGTTCAACGCCCTCCGCTTCCCCTTCGCGGCGCTGGCGGTCTGGTTCCTCCTCCGGGCCACGGGGCGCCCGGTTCTCCCTCCGCGGAGCGAGTGGGTGCGGATCCTGGGACTCGGTGTGGTGGGACATGTGATCTTCCAGGCCACGTTCATCTACGGGATCGATCTGACGCTGACCGGGAACGCCGCGCTGCTCCTTTCCACGAGTCCCGTGTGGGTGCTCCTGATCGCGTCCGCGCTCGGGCGGGAGCGGTTCAGCCCCGCGATCCTCCTGGGCGTCGTCGCGACTCTCGCCGGGATGGCGATCCTCATCACGGGCGGTACGCAGGAGGTCGGAGGCGCCGGCATCGGCGATCTGCTCGTCCTCGGGGCCGCCCTCTCCTGGGCGTCCTTCACCGTCTTCGGGCGGCGCATCACGAAGCGCCGCGGGGCGCTGGAGGTGACGGCGTGGACGCTCTGGGCCGCCCTTCCCGTCATCGTCGGCATGGGGATCCCGGATCTGATGCGCGTCGACTGGAGTTCGATCCCCGTGGGGATATGGTTCGCGACGGCCTACACGGGCGTCTTCGGGATCGCCATTGCCTACCTGCTCTGGTCGCGGGGCATGAAGACGATCGGACAGAGCCGGACGGCGGTGTACCAGAACCTCGTCCCGGTGATCGCGCTGGCAACGGCGTGGATGTGGCTGGAAGAGACGCCCACGGTGCAGCAACTGGCGGGCGCCGCCGTCATTCTCTCCGGCATCGCGGTGGCGCGCGGCCTCGCCGGGCGTGGGCGCCGACGCGCGCCGTGATTGCACGGGACGGAACCCCGGCGCCCGGAGCGACGCGAACGGATAACCGGGCGTAGCGGCCGCGGCCGGCAGACTCGCGGCGGTATCCGGCGGCGGCCTACCTTGGACCCCATGTCCGACCAGCGCAGCGTAGCCGGGATCGTGTTGGCCGCCGGGTCTTCGACCCGCATGGGGCGCAACAAGCTCCTGCTGCGCGTGGGCGGGGAGACGCTCGTGCGCCACGCCGTCCGCGTCGCGGGTGAGGCCGGCCTCGACCCGGTCATCCTCGTTACGGGACGCTTCCGCGACGCAGTCGAACGGGAGGTCGAGGACCTCGCCTGCGCACCGGTGTTCAATCCCGACCACGAGACGGGTATCCAGACGTCCGTGGCCTGCGGGGTCGCCGCGGCGCCGGCGGCGTGCGGGGCCGCCCTCGTGATGCTCCCCGACATGCCCTTCGTGACCGCGCGCATGGTGCGCACGCTGGTGGAACGCCGCGCGGAGACCGGCGCACCGCTCATCGTGTCCCGCTACGGGGGCGAGGTCAATGCGCCGCCGATCCTCTACGGCCGCAGCCTGTTCGGCGAGATCTCCCGCATGCGGGCGGGGTGCGGGCGGGAAGTCGTTCGACGGCACCACGACCGGGCGTCTCTGGTGGATTGGCCGGCTGACCGGCTGAGAGACCTCGACCGGCCGGACGAATACGAGTCCGTGCGGCGGGAACTCTCGGGGGCCGGCTCCCGCTCCGGGGACGTGCCGTGAATCGCAGCCTGCTCGATCTCGCCGCGCGGCTGACTTCCGAGCGCCAGCCCTACGCGCTCGCCACGGTCGTGCGGAGCGAGCGCCCCACGAGCGGCAAGCCGGGCAACATGGCGCTGATCTCGGCGGACGGCGTCATGCATGGCTGGATCGGCGGCAGTTGCACCCGTTCGGAGGTGGTCCGCCACGCGCTGGAGACGCTGGATCAGGGGGAGCCCAGGCTCCTCGCCTTCGGGTCGAGTCCCGGACGCCCGGACGATCTCGTCCCCGTGCCCATGTCCTGCAGCAGCGGAGGGAAGGTGGAAGTGCACGTGAACCCGGTTCTTCCGGCTCCCGTCCTCATCGTGGCGGGGCGTTCGCCCGTCGCCCTCGCGCTGGTGCGCCTCGGCGGCGCGATGGGATATGCGACCGTGGCCGAGGCTTCAGAAGAGGCTGCCGAAGGTGAGGCGCTGGCGGCAGCGGCCGACGAGGTCGTGGACGATCTGGCGGCGACCGCGGCGCACTACGCCGAACGACCCCGCGGCTGGAAGCTGTACGGGGTCGTCGCCACCATGGGACGGCGAGACGAGCGCTCGCTCGCGGAGTTGGCGGCGGCCGCCCCGGACTACCTGGGCGTGATCGCCTCCCCCACCCGGATGGAGTCCGTGCGCCGCGTCCTGGCCGCGCACGGACTCGACGAGGCCGAGATCGCGCGAGTTCGGGGGCCCGCCGGGCTGAATATCGGCGCCGAGAGTCCGGAAGAGATCGCCGTCAGCATCCTCGCCGAAATCGTCCAACTCGAGGCGCAACCGAAGGAATCGGGGGCGGTCGGATCCGGTGACGCCGCCGCGGAAGATGCGGCGACCGCGGCGCGAGCCGAGGACCAGGCGACCGATCCCGTGTGCGGCATGACCGTCCCGGTGGCGGGTTCTCCGTCCTCGGTCTTCGAGGGGGAACCCGTCTACTTCTGCTGCGAGGGCTGCCGAGCCCGATTCGAAGCCTCGCCGGAGGCGTACCTCCAGGAAGAAACGACGAGGGGGTGAAATTGAAGACCGTACTGAAGGTCGCCGCACACGTCGTGGTGATCGCATTGCTTTACTTGATGTTCTCGTTCTCGTTGTTCCTCGGACTGCAGGTCAATACGACCTACGGGAACATCGGCATGGTCGTATCGATCGGTGCCATCATCGCCTACGTCCTTCTGGTTCGTCACCGACGGCCCGTGCGGGTGACCATGGAGGATGAAGGCCCATGAGAATCGAAGAAGGGTTCACGATTGACGCGCCGGCCGACGAGGTGTGGGCGATCCTCTCCGACCCCCGGCAGCTCTCGCAACTCCTGCCCGGGGCGGAAATCACGGAGCGGATCGACGATACGACCTGGGACGGCGCCATGACGGTCAAGGTCGGACCCCTCGTCGCCGCCTATACCGGGACCGTATCCTTCATACTGAACGAAGAAGAGCGATCCGCGGTCATCCGCGCGCTGGGCCAGGGCAAGGCCGGCATGGGCACCGCCGAGATGACGATGAACAGCCGGGTGGCGGCGCTCGCCGATGGCGGATCCGAGGTGACGATGGCGTCCAAGGTGACCGTCACCGGGATCCTCGCACAGCTCGGCCGCGGCATGACTCAGGTCGTCTCCAGGAAGATGCTACAGGAGTTCGTCGGACGACTCACCAACGCGCTTGAGAACCGGGCAAA
This window contains:
- a CDS encoding 6-bladed beta-propeller, whose protein sequence is MIKAVLAAVAVFAAAEGLPAQERRDTLVAVSRLAVPDSVPLTYIEQLVHAADGSTFMLDARTEGVLAFGADGAFRQRIGRRGEGPGELLSPWRLGLLGRDTLWVADARRRVNLYDASTGESLADFGPATWDAATAGGEIVRPFAALADHSIMAFRWAETDALAEVLAFRVERGGAPEGAPLALLELRDRSVAAPVPTGDGSLRLRNPFSHSDMIAVGPGGRRVAVIRRPTPAGSPAFFVAERHDVLRGIVDTVQVSYEPRPLDAGEIRAWAEDLEAVERVVELGAFPSRAAAVGAVMEALDAPGHYPPVENRGRGIIDEGVIMDPNGDMWFQIHDPSGRSNEWIVISGEGRAGEVSTVAAPEDARLLAVSGDRVWAEVRDAFDVPAVQVLRVRRAGG
- a CDS encoding carboxypeptidase-like regulatory domain-containing protein — protein: MIRYAGVRTALAASLALALLAPMVTAQEPGARLTGILLSEGDGAPVDGAVVSVDGPDGVVVWETLSNSSGAFSLPLPPPGTYRVRVSRIGYESWTSGPVRIDSAQATGPLRLEVPVRAVPLPELMVTEQTDCPTTPEERRRAFELYESVLPALVSMSAEEVFDSLVVRLDRPVRVWRRGSFRYVQDTVTVVVPKALNNAAPTHLEAFGYAEAVNDSTTTFYAPDGEALASPGFLATHCLSTTKAEDEVTAGLSFQPRLDRDVVDVQGVLWIDTVAVEPQKLEFRYTSLRPFLRRYLLPNLESHVLSRRQEELGRRVRFHAIELIESDYGGALHFERIEGGGWLVREWRIVRPRLAIFFRSDVVLGAYVQPKAVPLTHSGRILAIFRSQRDKGGR
- a CDS encoding carboxypeptidase-like regulatory domain-containing protein, with amino-acid sequence MTAPASIGAAFVASFALGLLAPAVAAQEPVARLTGILMSEGDGAPVDGAVVSVDGPDGVVVWETLSNASGAFSLPLPPPGSYRVRVSRIGYESWISGPVRIDSAQASGPLRLEVPVRPVPLPELMVTEQTDCLTTPDERRRAFALYESVLPILDSMATAETHDSLLVRLERPIRIWNRGRFRRARDTVTVMVSEALPNASPRHLETYGYGDIVGDSMTTFYAPDGAALASPGFLATHCLSTAEVGTGAEVAALAFEPRPGREVVDVKGVLWIDTVANEPRELAFNYTSLRPFLRRYLVPPLRDYHESPTARRTRVGTIGVEESRFGGQLRFERVAGDRWLIREWRMLRPRLASRTFSAPRTGTTVLPLAVPVEYSGEVLALFRRTDRSPQ
- a CDS encoding nucleoside deaminase, whose product is MKFMQRAIDLSERSVEEGGGPFGAVVVKDGEIVAEGTNRVTLDNDPTAHAEIRAIRKACELLGTFDLGGCEIYASCEPCPMCLGAIYWSRIRRVYYANTREDAARIRFSDEDIYDEFSLPPEKRRIVSLVRIPAARAGDAFERWTRTQDKTPY
- a CDS encoding EamA family transporter, with product MTNSKSVGPPRRRPRDLTVDLGLMATAIIWGINFSVVKVVLREFEPLAFNALRFPFAALAVWFLLRATGRPVLPPRSEWVRILGLGVVGHVIFQATFIYGIDLTLTGNAALLLSTSPVWVLLIASALGRERFSPAILLGVVATLAGMAILITGGTQEVGGAGIGDLLVLGAALSWASFTVFGRRITKRRGALEVTAWTLWAALPVIVGMGIPDLMRVDWSSIPVGIWFATAYTGVFGIAIAYLLWSRGMKTIGQSRTAVYQNLVPVIALATAWMWLEETPTVQQLAGAAVILSGIAVARGLAGRGRRRAP
- a CDS encoding nucleotidyltransferase family protein → MSDQRSVAGIVLAAGSSTRMGRNKLLLRVGGETLVRHAVRVAGEAGLDPVILVTGRFRDAVEREVEDLACAPVFNPDHETGIQTSVACGVAAAPAACGAALVMLPDMPFVTARMVRTLVERRAETGAPLIVSRYGGEVNAPPILYGRSLFGEISRMRAGCGREVVRRHHDRASLVDWPADRLRDLDRPDEYESVRRELSGAGSRSGDVP
- a CDS encoding XdhC family protein, with amino-acid sequence MNRSLLDLAARLTSERQPYALATVVRSERPTSGKPGNMALISADGVMHGWIGGSCTRSEVVRHALETLDQGEPRLLAFGSSPGRPDDLVPVPMSCSSGGKVEVHVNPVLPAPVLIVAGRSPVALALVRLGGAMGYATVAEASEEAAEGEALAAAADEVVDDLAATAAHYAERPRGWKLYGVVATMGRRDERSLAELAAAAPDYLGVIASPTRMESVRRVLAAHGLDEAEIARVRGPAGLNIGAESPEEIAVSILAEIVQLEAQPKESGAVGSGDAAAEDAATAARAEDQATDPVCGMTVPVAGSPSSVFEGEPVYFCCEGCRARFEASPEAYLQEETTRG
- a CDS encoding SRPBCC family protein translates to MRIEEGFTIDAPADEVWAILSDPRQLSQLLPGAEITERIDDTTWDGAMTVKVGPLVAAYTGTVSFILNEEERSAVIRALGQGKAGMGTAEMTMNSRVAALADGGSEVTMASKVTVTGILAQLGRGMTQVVSRKMLQEFVGRLTNALENRAKEAGP